In Brachybacterium fresconis, the genomic stretch GCCAGGCCCACCACCACGCCCACAGCGGCCTTGCTGAGCAGGAGCGTGAGACCCCGATCAACCCCATCGTCGACGAGCTGGGAGAGAACCGCGGCAGCTGACCGAAGCCCGGTTCACCAGATGCCCGATCGCAGCTTCATCCACCGGGGAGGGGCCGGATGATGCGTCGTCCGGCCCCTCCCCCATACTTCGCGTTCGCGTGATGCGCGGTGGCCTGTTCGAGCAGCGGGCCGAACCCGGCCGGTAGCTGTGAACGCACTTCACCGACGACGGCGATGTGGCGCATGCTCGACAGGAGGGAGCCGTACAGCGGCCAGGTCTCCTCGGGGAGACCCTGGTCGTCTCCCATCTCCCGTGCGAGAGCGGTGATGCGGTCGTAGATCGGATCGGACGTTCGCGTCGGGACCGGCAATGGCATGTTCGGCGTCGCGGACGATGGCTCTCCATCTCTCGCGGAATCGTTCGTCCCAGTCGCCCTCGGAGTAGGCGGACTGCCACGCGGTGTCCAGCTCCTCGCTCATCGACTCGGTCTCTTGCCGCCATGCGTCGCCTTGTCGGTCTCCCAGGAGGTGGAGAACTCGTCGGCCATGTTGATGAGGACGTCGCCCATGCGACGGCTGATGCTGTCCACGTATCGCGCGGCCTGCTGATCGCGCAGCGGGGGAATGATCAGCAGGTTGGCGAGGACCCCCGATCGCCATCCCGACGCCGACCTCGATGATGCGGTCCAGCAGCAGGGGCTGCTGCTCGGAGAAGCCGCTGCCGAGGATGAAGATCGCCGTGGTCGCGATCGCGACACTTTCGTCACGGATCCATGAAAGTCGCGCTCCGGCAAGCCCGACGAACAGTGCCAGGGCGAAGGTCCACACGTTCACGCCGAGGTAGGCACCGATCAGGAACGACAATCCGACGCCGATCGTGGAGGCCACCGTCGTATGCGCGCCCCGCGACAGCGACCGGTGCATCGTGGCATGCACCGTCAGCAGCGCCGTCCACGGAGCCAGGAACGGCAGCATCGAATCCAGCACCTCGCGGGAGAGCCACCACGCGGCGGTGGCCGCGACCACGCTCTTGAGGATCTGCAGCAGATCGGTGCTGAGTTCGGGCCGGCGTACGAGCTCTCGTCATCGCGTCATGTATCCCCTTCTCGTGGAGCGGTTCTCCCGGCCGATCAGCCGTCGGCTCGGGGTGATGGGGCGATATCCGGGC encodes the following:
- a CDS encoding FUSC family protein; this translates as MVAATAAWWLSREVLDSMLPFLAPWTALLTVHATMHRSLSRGAHTTVASTIGVGLSFLIGAYLGVNVWTFALALFVGLAGARLSWIRDESVAIATTAIFILGSGFSEQQPLLLDRIIEVGVGMAIGGPRQPADHSPAARSAGRAIRGQHQPSHGRRPHQHGRRVLHLLGDRQGDAWRQETESMSEELDTAWQSAYSEGDWDERFRERWRAIVRDAEHAIAGPDANVRSDLRPHHRSRTGDGRRPGSPRGDLAAVRLPPVEHAPHRRRR